TACCCAAGAAGTTTATGTTAATAATCGCGAATCAAAAGAAACATTCACCGATGGACTAGGATATAATGAAAGTATTATCGTAGATCTTTTAGAACAGGTTACTAGCATGGATTTGAAGCTTGCCTTGGGTGAACATCTAgaagatatttttcaattaaatggCTCgacaaaatataaagtgGAACAACTGAAACAGATAgataatcataatattaCTTGTATTGTATGGGAAGAAACTCACAAATCAGGTAAACAAGCACGTACAGAAATTGTAATGTCTTGTATAGGGCTTATTAGATTAGCAGAATTCACCACCGACGTTCTAGTTACCATGAATGTCCCATTATCAACAAGTGACGCTTCTACCATCGATTTGAAACATCTTCCCGCTCAAGTACGTGCAGCATATAAA
The window above is part of the Henningerozyma blattae CBS 6284 chromosome 2, complete genome genome. Proteins encoded here:
- the MOG1 gene encoding Ran GTPase-binding protein MOG1 (similar to Saccharomyces cerevisiae MOG1 (YJR074W); ancestral locus Anc_1.529), yielding MTKPVQLYGGAITTVMPEGFVDVSMIREVPDTQEVYVNNRESKETFTDGLGYNESIIVDLLEQVTSMDLKLALGEHLEDIFQLNGSTKYKVEQLKQIDNHNITCIVWEETHKSGKQARTEIVMSCIGLIRLAEFTTDVLVTMNVPLSTSDASTIDLKHLPAQVRAAYKILQEIVKKFKVIDKSLFA